The Desulfobotulus pelophilus genomic interval AGGGAGGTATTTTCGTAAGGTCATGCCTGTGGCAATGGGGAGAAGCACGATGATAAGAAGGGAACGCACCATCGACAGAACAGGAACGGTGGTGTCGGTACCGGCAAAAAGTTCGGTGAGCCATGGCATGAGAATGATGGCGGCTATGGTCGAAAATGCCGTCATGCTGACGGAAAGGGCCACATGCCCTCCGGCAAGATAGGCGATGACGTTGGAGGCTGTCCCTCCCGCACTGGCACCCACAAGCACCATGCCCAGCAGAATTTCAGGAGGCTGCTGAAAGGCCAGACTAATGGCATAGGCCGCTGAGGGCATGACAAGAAACTGAAGAGCGGTTCCTGTAAGAATAATTTTTTTATTTTTCCATGCTTCCAGAAAATCTGAGATTTGAAGGGTCATTCCCATGGTTAGCATAATAAGGCCCAGCATGGGAACTACAAGCTTTTTCCCGGGGATGAAGAGGTTCGGGGAAAAAAAAGCAGCAAGAGAGAGGAGCAGGGCTGTCCACGGGAAAAGGGCAGCCCAGAAGAGGGGAGGACGTACCGCAGACAGGGTCAGCATATGTCCGTTCATGGCAGAGTTGTTCCCTTTGTTTTTCCGAAAGACTCCATGGCCCAGCTAACCCTTTCATCAATGTTTCGGTTGTTGCAGGTCAGGGTTTCAATGGCTGTAAGGCGTTGCAGAAGGCCTTCTCCGTTGGTCATTTGAATGGCAAGGCCGGGTCTGGCGTTGAGTTCCAGCATTAAAGGTCCACGATTTCTGTCGAGCACAATATCCGCGCCAATATAGCCCAGCCCTGTCATTTCATAGCACCGGCTGGCAAGGGTAAGCAGATGTTTCCAGTCAGGTATTGTGATGGAGTCCAGCGGTTTTCTTGTGTCGGGGTGCAGCAATACGGGCTTTCCGAACTGCAGGGCTCTTAACCCTTTGCCTGTGGCCATATCCAGACCGACCCCCACAGCTCCCTGATGCAGGTTGGCCTTGCCGTCGGAAGCTTCTGTGGCCAGTCGAAGCATGGCCATGACAGGATAGCCCTGAAAAACAATCACACGAATATCGGGAATTCCCTGATGGGAGTATCCTTCAAACAGGGGATCCATCTGAATGATGTCTTCGATCAGAGCCGTATCTGGTGTGCCACCGAGGGAGTAGAGACCTGCAAGAATATTGGAAATATGTCTTTGTATATCCCGTTCATCGAGACGTCTTCCGGAAGATTTGATAAAGCTGTTACCACGGCTTCCGGAGATGACAAGAATTCCTTTCCCACCGGACCCTTTGGCGGGTTTGATAGCAAAACCCTCACCGTTCTGAAGCTGTTTATTTACATGCCTGACTTCATGCTGGGCACTGACGATGAAGCGCAGGGTGGGCGTGGGTACACCGTAGGCACTGGCAAGCTGCTTGGTTTTGAGTTTGTTGTCCACAAGGGGGTAGTGGCAACGGGGATTGTATCGGGCTACAAAAGCATGATTACGGCGGTTCATGCCTAAAATACCCATGCCTTTTAAAGTAAAGGGTGAAATCCAGCTCATGGTGTCCGGTCTTTCATGGCCGCAAAACGGTGCAGTTCAAAGAGCCTGTAGCCGGTGTACTGACCCAGCAGGAGGATCAGGGCGGCTATGATCAGATTGAGTTCCGGAAAATTAAAGCTTAAATGGGCAATGATGGGTTGACGCAT includes:
- a CDS encoding bile acid:sodium symporter family protein, which codes for MNGHMLTLSAVRPPLFWAALFPWTALLLSLAAFFSPNLFIPGKKLVVPMLGLIMLTMGMTLQISDFLEAWKNKKIILTGTALQFLVMPSAAYAISLAFQQPPEILLGMVLVGASAGGTASNVIAYLAGGHVALSVSMTAFSTIAAIILMPWLTELFAGTDTTVPVLSMVRSLLIIVLLPIATGMTLRKYLPLLTQKTVPLIPPFSMLLISIIIAIIIALNSQRIAEAGTIIYFMVFLHNAIGMGLGYMIPALMGYHTTISRTVSIEVGMQNSGLSVAMAMQHFTALAALPGAIFSIWHNISGSFMAALWRWQDTKQERIIRQEEIGHKKELVQK
- a CDS encoding alpha-L-glutamate ligase-like protein, with amino-acid sequence MSWISPFTLKGMGILGMNRRNHAFVARYNPRCHYPLVDNKLKTKQLASAYGVPTPTLRFIVSAQHEVRHVNKQLQNGEGFAIKPAKGSGGKGILVISGSRGNSFIKSSGRRLDERDIQRHISNILAGLYSLGGTPDTALIEDIIQMDPLFEGYSHQGIPDIRVIVFQGYPVMAMLRLATEASDGKANLHQGAVGVGLDMATGKGLRALQFGKPVLLHPDTRKPLDSITIPDWKHLLTLASRCYEMTGLGYIGADIVLDRNRGPLMLELNARPGLAIQMTNGEGLLQRLTAIETLTCNNRNIDERVSWAMESFGKTKGTTLP